The Sphingobacteriaceae bacterium genome has a segment encoding these proteins:
- a CDS encoding gliding motility-associated C-terminal domain-containing protein, whose protein sequence is MRHFFFILFLFSNFIIFSQRGKDGAGNITLANSTVNIYTPLTANAGGSSTISVGSTAGFAIGDLIFIIQMQGVSVNAGRDTLFPDVNSSIPTNTTYGGITNYNNCGNYEFAQIRVIPNNTTLVFDCSLSKNYSYLNKVQVIKVPRYTTLSVSGAGNITCPAWNGTVGGVIVVEVANNCTLTSTPSFNASALAFRGGSTPGMVLPLVTFGNKFGHISQSEGAYKGESVNGDTTRYQTYSAQHCRGAMANGGGGGTTHNSGGGGGANVGLLSAYNGRGNPQAGFNAAWNLESAGFAGSTSSGGGRGGYTWSNSNQNPGTTAPGAGAWGGDNRRVMGGIGGWPLDYSTGKLFVGGGGGAGHGNDNRSGAGGRGGGLVYILCYGNISGAGTILANGGNGSNSTTGCATNDGAGGAGGGGTVILDIIGTTNLTNATAISVRGGNGGNVSNNCGIPNSNSYGPGGGGGGGYIGVTGVLPLNSVAGGTNGLQTGNANSIQNNFPPNGSTAGGSGSTAVIAPSPTISVVHATTCINTSATVSASSGTSAISWYTVSAGGTPIGSGTTFVTPTFTSTGVFTLYAQPCPGTYRDPVFITVNNGPTVTVSSATACNGNSSTLTANGAATYSWSTGAVTNTISASPSVTTVYSVTGTTGLCSASVTGTITIINIPTITVNSPTTCAGSSVQITANGALNYTWSTGAFTSTIAVSPTVQTIYTVTGTNGNNCNNTNTATVSITPSPTLSLNSNSFNICGGSTATIIANGGTGTFSWSTGSTASVITTTTSGVYNVTITNVCGSSVQSATVTGGAAPIFTIIPSSTIICNSQSVTLNTSGSTGTFVWSNGAGNTPSISTNVPGIYTATLTNACGSSVYSINISDGSSSVNLAASSNTICSGGSVTLTASGTGTFAWSTGAGNVSSITVTNTGVYTVSLTNECPGAVTATFNILNGPLPTLSINASSPFYCEGQTATLTANGTSGTYSWNTGASGPIFTTSVSGIYTAAISNSCGVNSETINVLFQSAPIVSLTANKIMICSGETATLTANGINGGTLYAWNSSSNTANTETVNAAGNYIVTYTNVCGSSSAAISIYQSTLFPDFTFNPDGGVAPVLITFSNTSLNNSNNQWQFGNGNTSVLNSPNFNYTSPGTYTVTLIIENPDGCFASVTKTLVINDLGFGPIPQVFTPNGDGKNDLFEIKGLHQFPHNELVIYNRWGNLIHKKSPYENNWDGTSEKTSGKLPAGTYYFILKLGDANNTVYRGYVQVMY, encoded by the coding sequence ATGAGGCATTTCTTTTTTATCTTATTCCTGTTTTCAAATTTTATAATCTTCTCGCAAAGAGGAAAAGATGGTGCCGGCAATATTACACTAGCTAATAGCACAGTAAATATTTACACACCATTAACAGCTAATGCAGGAGGCTCATCAACCATTAGTGTTGGAAGTACTGCCGGATTTGCAATTGGTGATTTGATTTTTATAATTCAAATGCAAGGTGTAAGTGTGAATGCCGGAAGAGATACTTTATTTCCTGATGTGAACAGTTCTATCCCAACAAATACAACTTACGGGGGAATAACAAATTACAATAATTGCGGTAATTACGAATTTGCTCAAATCAGGGTAATCCCAAATAATACCACTTTGGTTTTTGATTGCAGCTTGTCAAAAAATTATTCTTATTTAAATAAAGTTCAGGTTATCAAAGTTCCTCGTTATACCACCTTATCCGTAAGCGGAGCGGGAAATATTACTTGTCCGGCCTGGAATGGAACTGTTGGCGGCGTGATAGTAGTTGAAGTTGCTAATAATTGTACATTAACTTCAACACCCTCTTTTAACGCCAGCGCTTTGGCTTTTCGCGGAGGATCTACTCCGGGAATGGTTTTGCCATTGGTAACCTTCGGAAATAAATTCGGACACATAAGCCAAAGTGAAGGAGCATATAAAGGTGAATCTGTAAATGGTGATACCACGCGTTATCAGACGTACTCAGCTCAACATTGTCGGGGTGCCATGGCAAATGGAGGCGGAGGTGGTACTACACATAATTCCGGTGGAGGAGGTGGCGCCAATGTTGGATTATTATCCGCCTATAACGGAAGAGGAAATCCACAAGCAGGATTTAATGCAGCATGGAATTTAGAATCGGCCGGTTTTGCAGGGAGTACTTCTTCCGGTGGTGGAAGAGGAGGTTATACTTGGTCTAACTCCAACCAAAATCCGGGCACTACTGCTCCCGGTGCAGGCGCATGGGGTGGCGATAATCGAAGAGTAATGGGTGGAATTGGTGGCTGGCCATTGGATTATTCAACCGGAAAATTATTTGTGGGTGGAGGTGGAGGTGCCGGACACGGAAACGATAATAGATCGGGTGCAGGCGGAAGAGGAGGCGGACTGGTATATATTTTATGCTATGGAAATATTAGCGGAGCAGGAACAATATTAGCCAATGGAGGAAATGGTTCTAATTCTACAACGGGTTGTGCTACAAATGACGGTGCCGGTGGCGCAGGAGGTGGCGGAACTGTTATCTTAGATATCATTGGAACCACCAATTTAACCAATGCTACTGCAATAAGTGTAAGGGGTGGAAATGGTGGTAATGTTTCTAACAATTGTGGAATTCCTAATTCTAACTCCTATGGCCCCGGTGGTGGTGGCGGTGGTGGGTATATAGGGGTTACCGGAGTTTTACCTTTGAACAGTGTGGCCGGAGGCACTAACGGTTTGCAAACGGGCAATGCAAATTCTATTCAAAATAATTTTCCGCCTAACGGATCAACAGCCGGCGGAAGTGGATCAACGGCAGTAATTGCTCCCAGTCCCACAATCTCTGTTGTACATGCCACAACATGTATTAATACATCAGCAACAGTCAGTGCATCGAGCGGTACATCGGCAATATCCTGGTACACCGTAAGTGCCGGAGGAACTCCAATTGGTTCAGGAACAACTTTTGTTACTCCAACTTTTACATCAACAGGTGTATTTACTTTATATGCTCAGCCTTGTCCGGGTACTTATAGAGATCCGGTATTTATTACAGTTAATAATGGCCCAACGGTAACCGTTAGTTCTGCCACTGCCTGTAATGGCAACAGTTCAACCTTAACTGCAAATGGCGCGGCGACATACTCTTGGAGTACCGGTGCAGTTACGAATACAATAAGCGCTTCACCAAGTGTTACAACTGTTTATTCGGTTACTGGCACCACTGGTTTATGTTCTGCTAGTGTTACCGGAACAATTACAATAATCAATATTCCAACGATAACTGTTAATTCTCCTACCACTTGCGCAGGTTCTTCAGTGCAAATCACAGCCAATGGAGCCCTAAATTACACCTGGAGTACCGGTGCTTTTACTTCTACAATTGCTGTTTCCCCTACAGTACAAACTATTTATACTGTTACCGGAACCAATGGAAATAATTGCAATAACACAAACACCGCAACCGTTAGCATAACACCATCGCCAACTTTAAGTTTAAATTCTAATAGTTTTAATATTTGTGGGGGGTCAACAGCCACTATCATAGCCAACGGCGGTACAGGAACATTTTCGTGGAGTACGGGTTCAACAGCTAGTGTAATTACTACAACCACAAGCGGTGTTTATAACGTTACCATTACTAACGTTTGCGGATCTTCCGTTCAAAGCGCAACGGTGACTGGAGGCGCAGCTCCAATATTTACCATTATTCCTTCTTCCACTATAATTTGTAATAGCCAAAGCGTTACTTTAAATACTTCAGGAAGCACAGGTACCTTTGTATGGAGCAACGGCGCCGGCAATACACCATCTATTTCAACTAACGTTCCCGGGATATACACAGCCACCTTAACAAATGCCTGCGGATCTTCCGTCTATTCAATTAATATTTCTGATGGTTCATCAAGTGTAAATTTAGCAGCAAGTAGTAATACCATATGCTCAGGCGGCAGTGTAACCTTAACCGCCAGCGGTACAGGAACTTTTGCGTGGAGCACCGGAGCTGGAAATGTTTCGTCTATTACCGTAACAAATACCGGCGTATATACTGTTTCACTAACTAACGAGTGCCCGGGCGCCGTTACTGCCACATTCAATATTCTAAACGGTCCATTGCCCACCCTATCCATTAATGCTTCTTCACCATTCTATTGTGAAGGTCAAACGGCAACACTCACAGCAAACGGTACAAGCGGAACTTATTCTTGGAATACAGGAGCATCCGGACCAATCTTTACCACTTCCGTTAGTGGAATTTATACTGCAGCTATAAGTAATTCGTGTGGTGTTAATAGCGAAACAATCAATGTTCTTTTTCAAAGCGCACCTATTGTAAGTTTAACTGCCAATAAAATAATGATTTGTTCAGGAGAAACAGCTACGCTGACTGCAAACGGAATTAACGGCGGTACACTTTATGCCTGGAATAGTTCTTCCAATACGGCAAACACCGAAACTGTAAATGCGGCCGGAAACTACATTGTTACTTATACTAATGTTTGTGGAAGCAGTAGTGCTGCTATAAGCATTTATCAGTCTACTTTATTTCCTGACTTTACTTTTAACCCTGACGGAGGTGTTGCGCCGGTTTTAATCACTTTTAGCAATACCAGTTTAAATAATAGTAATAACCAATGGCAATTTGGAAATGGAAATACCTCCGTTCTAAATTCTCCTAATTTTAATTATACCTCACCGGGAACTTATACGGTAACTTTGATTATTGAAAACCCGGATGGTTGCTTTGCTTCCGTAACAAAAACTTTAGTGATAAATGATTTAGGTTTCGGGCCTATTCCGCAAGTGTTTACCCCTAATGGAGATGGAAAAAATGATTTGTTTGAAATAAAAGGGCTCCATCAATTTCCTCATAATGAACTTGTAATTTATAATCGTTGGGGAAATTTAATCCATAAAAAATCACCGTACGAAAATAACTGGGACGGCACATCTGAAAAAACTTCCGGCAAACTACCTGCAGGAACTTATTATTTTATACTGAAATTGGGCGATGCAAATAATACGGTGTACAGAGGCTATGTACAAGTGATGTATTAA
- a CDS encoding tetratricopeptide repeat protein, which translates to MNREERIIYLKNFLLSDPNDVFSNYALGIEYFSDENFNEAEKYFKKVLILNPKYIACYYQMGKLFQTKQENEIALQFLKDGLKLAETINDKKAKNEFEEAIFLLED; encoded by the coding sequence ATGAATCGGGAAGAAAGAATAATTTACTTAAAGAATTTTCTGCTTTCTGACCCCAATGATGTTTTTAGCAATTACGCTTTAGGAATTGAATATTTTTCAGATGAAAATTTTAATGAAGCTGAAAAATATTTTAAAAAAGTATTAATCCTTAATCCAAAATACATCGCTTGTTATTATCAAATGGGAAAACTTTTCCAAACTAAACAAGAAAATGAGATTGCTCTTCAATTCTTAAAGGATGGTTTAAAATTAGCTGAAACAATTAATGACAAAAAGGCTAAAAATGAGTTTGAAGAAGCCATTTTTTTACTGGAAGATTAA
- the pheS gene encoding phenylalanine--tRNA ligase subunit alpha — MLEKINKLLKEVEELSISSREQLEEYRIKWLSKKGEITELFEEFRAVPGELKKEIGQKLNVLRNSAQEKINQLKETFDNQVSSVDNKIDYTTPPFPGIQAGSLHPLSIIKNELIDVFAKIGFTVSDGREIEDDWHNFTALNTPENHPARDMQDTFYVNLDPERVLRTQTSSVQVHIMESKKPPIRTISPGRVYRNEAVSARAHCQFHQVEGLYIDEKVSFADLKQTLQHFTGELFGPDTKIRLRPSYFPFTEPSAEMDISCTICKGKGCSVCKQSGWVEILGCGMVDPQVLENCGIDSNKFSGFAFGMGIERIAMLKYRITDLRLFFENDIRFLKQFTSA, encoded by the coding sequence ATGCTTGAGAAAATAAATAAATTATTAAAAGAAGTGGAAGAGCTTAGCATTTCCAGTCGCGAACAGTTGGAGGAGTATAGAATAAAATGGTTAAGCAAAAAGGGTGAAATAACTGAACTTTTTGAGGAATTCAGAGCCGTTCCTGGTGAATTGAAAAAAGAGATTGGTCAAAAATTAAATGTTCTTAGAAATTCGGCCCAGGAAAAAATCAATCAACTGAAAGAAACTTTTGACAATCAGGTTTCTTCCGTGGATAATAAAATTGATTATACTACTCCACCCTTTCCCGGCATACAAGCAGGTAGTTTACACCCTTTAAGCATTATCAAAAATGAATTAATTGATGTGTTCGCGAAAATTGGTTTTACTGTGAGTGACGGTAGAGAAATAGAAGATGATTGGCATAATTTTACAGCTTTGAATACGCCTGAAAATCATCCGGCCAGAGATATGCAAGATACATTTTATGTGAATTTGGATCCGGAACGCGTTTTAAGAACACAAACCTCAAGCGTACAGGTGCATATTATGGAATCCAAAAAACCTCCTATTCGTACAATTAGTCCGGGAAGAGTTTATCGCAATGAAGCGGTTAGTGCCAGAGCGCATTGTCAATTTCATCAGGTGGAGGGACTTTACATTGATGAAAAGGTTTCTTTTGCTGATTTAAAGCAAACTTTGCAGCATTTTACCGGAGAGCTGTTTGGACCGGATACTAAAATAAGACTAAGGCCAAGTTATTTTCCTTTTACCGAGCCAAGCGCCGAAATGGATATCAGTTGTACAATTTGTAAAGGCAAAGGATGCAGTGTATGCAAGCAAAGCGGTTGGGTTGAAATATTGGGCTGCGGCATGGTTGATCCGCAGGTACTAGAAAACTGTGGAATTGACAGTAATAAATTCAGCGGTTTTGCTTTTGGTATGGGAATTGAAAGAATAGCCATGTTGAAATATCGAATTACAGATTTGCGTTTATTTTTCGAAAACGACATTCGCTTTTTAAAACAATTTACATCAGCTTAA
- a CDS encoding toxin-antitoxin system YwqK family antitoxin, which produces MRFLLLYSMVLFGGFAFGQMISFKVIDGDTVNIIDKDSLKQGVWRELYSNGKLLSETVYKNNKKQGIEITWYSSGCTKEEKFYNNGALDGPVTFYDKHCKKESIENYKNGVKEGLEIVYHSNGRIKSEGNFKKGNLDGVYKVYGRNGEFSFESRTTTGPVDFAASFEDTARNTVFTVMKRNPKWKKNVIVTDMTASMYPYAKEIHTWLKLFFLRDTAQQYFAFFNDGDHKKDADKKVGITGGVYVCRAKNCDDLINTMKLTIKKGEGGDSPESVVEPILTALKKVRKPDNIILIADNWAKVRDLNLITRVKIPVRVILCGVYDGMEINTDYLNIAYKTKGSIHTIEQDITNLVTQTSGKKFNINGFDYIIRNGTIRAN; this is translated from the coding sequence ATGCGTTTTCTGCTCTTATATTCAATGGTACTTTTTGGAGGATTTGCTTTTGGACAAATGATTAGTTTTAAAGTGATTGATGGAGATACCGTAAACATAATTGATAAGGATAGTTTGAAGCAAGGCGTTTGGAGGGAACTATATTCCAACGGGAAATTGTTATCAGAAACCGTGTATAAAAACAACAAGAAACAAGGGATTGAGATTACCTGGTATAGCAGCGGATGTACTAAAGAAGAAAAATTTTATAATAATGGAGCTTTAGACGGACCCGTTACATTTTACGATAAACATTGTAAAAAAGAATCGATTGAGAACTATAAGAATGGCGTTAAGGAAGGATTAGAAATTGTTTACCATTCAAATGGACGAATAAAATCAGAAGGAAATTTTAAAAAGGGAAATTTGGACGGAGTATACAAAGTGTATGGCCGAAACGGTGAATTTAGTTTTGAAAGCCGAACAACTACAGGGCCGGTTGATTTTGCTGCCAGTTTTGAAGATACTGCGCGGAATACGGTATTTACTGTAATGAAAAGAAACCCAAAATGGAAAAAAAATGTAATTGTAACCGATATGACGGCTTCCATGTATCCATATGCGAAGGAAATACACACCTGGTTAAAACTATTTTTTTTAAGAGATACAGCTCAACAATACTTTGCTTTTTTTAATGATGGCGACCATAAAAAAGACGCTGATAAAAAAGTGGGAATTACCGGTGGCGTTTATGTTTGCAGAGCTAAAAATTGCGATGATCTTATCAATACCATGAAGCTAACCATTAAAAAGGGCGAAGGTGGTGATTCTCCGGAAAGTGTGGTTGAACCTATTTTAACCGCATTAAAAAAAGTACGTAAACCCGATAATATAATTTTAATTGCAGATAATTGGGCCAAGGTAAGAGATTTGAATTTGATAACCCGGGTGAAAATTCCGGTGCGTGTAATTTTATGTGGCGTTTATGATGGTATGGAAATTAATACCGATTATTTGAACATTGCTTATAAAACCAAAGGATCTATACATACCATTGAACAGGATATCACCAATTTGGTTACTCAAACTTCCGGCAAAAAATTCAATATAAACGGATTTGATTATATCATCAGAAACGGCACCATTCGCGCCAATTAA
- a CDS encoding CAP domain-containing protein, with protein MIKGQKIFRTCITVLVFCIFNLNHKAQKMDDFFSKKEIKLANTASQEKYLDDFEKEVILLLNLARSQPKNFLKFYRASLRVNQNNCGKSKEDYYHKTLEKKLMTMTSLPVLTANAQLTEFARCWAGYCGEKGITGHNRNYCKSNYSAQCCAYGGDSASDVVWMLLIDRGVKSLGHREICLSASITQIGVAKEKHLKYGLNAVLDFK; from the coding sequence ATGATAAAAGGACAAAAAATATTTCGCACCTGCATTACTGTTTTAGTATTTTGTATTTTTAATTTAAATCATAAAGCGCAAAAAATGGATGACTTTTTTTCGAAAAAAGAAATTAAGTTGGCCAATACGGCTTCACAAGAAAAGTACTTAGATGATTTTGAAAAAGAAGTTATTTTATTGCTTAATCTGGCTAGGAGTCAACCTAAAAATTTTTTAAAATTTTACCGAGCATCTTTGCGTGTCAATCAAAATAATTGTGGTAAATCAAAAGAGGATTACTACCACAAAACGTTGGAAAAGAAATTAATGACTATGACTTCACTCCCTGTTTTAACAGCCAATGCCCAATTAACTGAATTTGCTCGCTGTTGGGCGGGTTATTGTGGGGAAAAAGGAATTACAGGCCATAATAGAAATTATTGCAAAAGTAATTACAGTGCACAATGCTGTGCATATGGAGGTGATTCTGCAAGTGATGTAGTTTGGATGCTTTTAATTGACCGAGGTGTAAAGTCATTAGGGCATAGAGAAATTTGTTTGAGCGCTAGTATAACACAAATAGGCGTGGCCAAAGAAAAGCACTTGAAATACGGATTGAATGCGGTGTTGGATTTTAAATAA
- a CDS encoding thioredoxin family protein produces MKKLFLLFLFVSSLLSAQVVHVQWSMESKKITDCEYDLIFKAKIDKHWHIFSIHQTDPAGPNATAFNFKASSDYEKIGKMTEPKPHKEFDNQFEMDVLSHEGNVSFVQRVKILKSGKITIKGKYEAQQCDSAQCIFPPTEDFKFEIDAAPVCLQTVTTETNTTALATVQIIDTLITANPTLANTKTTAAVDAKVTAVDDTKEPGAGGWFSIFLAGFIGGFAALLTPCVFPMIPMNVSFFTKRSKSKAEGIKNALIYASFIILLYVGLGLGVTMIFGAGALHTLSTNVWFNLSFFVLLLVFAASFLGAFEIVLPSSFVNKMDSKADKGGLIGIFFMAFTLALVSFSCTGPIIGTLLVEAASTGKLGGPFWGMFGFALALSLPFGLFAAFPGWLNSLPSSGGWLNSVKVVLGFLELALALKFASNADLVVQAGYLTREVFISLWIVIFLLQGLYLIGVFKTSHDSDLKHVSVTRLVFAIATFFVVIYLIPGLWGAPLKLFSGILPPLEYSESPHGFGGSNTQHSNSSNTTTFDPDYAAFIETNKNGIVHFKNNYDTALAYAKKVGKPLLVDFTGHACANCRKTEDYVWPDLEITKLLNNEVVLVSLYVDDKRALDPKDYITVEWYGKQREITDIGDKFKYMEEKMYGQSTQPLYVLLNHNEEKIIPVRGYNPSIPEYTTWLREGITKFKMEKK; encoded by the coding sequence ATGAAAAAATTATTTCTACTCTTTCTATTTGTCAGTTCATTATTAAGCGCACAAGTGGTTCACGTACAGTGGAGCATGGAATCAAAAAAAATAACCGATTGCGAATATGATTTAATTTTTAAAGCTAAAATTGATAAACATTGGCATATTTTCTCCATTCATCAAACCGATCCTGCGGGTCCAAATGCCACAGCCTTTAACTTCAAAGCTTCTTCTGATTATGAAAAGATTGGAAAAATGACGGAGCCAAAACCACACAAAGAATTTGATAATCAATTTGAAATGGATGTTTTATCGCACGAAGGAAATGTGAGTTTTGTACAGCGCGTTAAAATATTAAAAAGCGGTAAAATTACCATTAAAGGAAAATACGAAGCACAGCAATGTGATTCGGCTCAATGTATCTTTCCACCAACAGAGGATTTTAAATTCGAAATTGATGCTGCGCCTGTGTGTTTACAAACAGTTACCACTGAAACAAACACTACAGCTCTTGCAACCGTACAAATTATTGATACTTTAATTACTGCTAATCCAACCCTGGCCAACACGAAAACTACAGCCGCAGTTGATGCTAAAGTTACGGCCGTTGATGATACAAAAGAACCCGGAGCCGGTGGATGGTTTTCTATTTTCCTTGCCGGGTTTATTGGAGGATTCGCTGCATTACTAACGCCTTGCGTATTCCCAATGATTCCCATGAACGTATCATTCTTTACCAAAAGAAGTAAATCAAAAGCGGAGGGAATCAAAAATGCATTGATTTATGCCTCATTTATTATTTTACTTTATGTAGGCCTTGGCTTAGGGGTAACTATGATTTTTGGCGCAGGTGCCTTGCATACACTTTCCACTAATGTGTGGTTTAATCTTTCCTTTTTTGTTTTATTACTTGTGTTTGCGGCCTCATTCCTTGGGGCTTTTGAAATTGTATTACCAAGCTCATTTGTGAATAAAATGGACTCCAAGGCTGATAAAGGCGGACTCATAGGAATCTTTTTCATGGCCTTCACCTTAGCTTTAGTTTCTTTTTCGTGTACCGGACCCATAATCGGAACCTTATTAGTAGAAGCCGCATCTACCGGAAAGTTAGGAGGTCCATTTTGGGGAATGTTTGGATTTGCTTTAGCGCTATCACTTCCATTTGGATTGTTTGCTGCTTTTCCGGGTTGGTTAAATTCTTTACCATCTTCGGGTGGCTGGTTAAATTCGGTAAAAGTTGTTTTGGGCTTTTTAGAATTAGCCTTAGCCTTAAAGTTTGCGTCTAACGCAGATTTAGTTGTACAAGCCGGCTACCTAACCCGTGAGGTATTTATTAGTCTATGGATAGTGATTTTTCTTTTACAAGGTTTATATCTCATTGGTGTATTTAAAACATCTCACGATAGCGATTTAAAACATGTTTCGGTTACGCGATTAGTTTTTGCCATTGCTACATTTTTCGTTGTTATATATTTAATACCCGGACTTTGGGGAGCTCCGTTAAAATTATTTTCAGGTATATTACCGCCTTTGGAATATTCAGAATCACCACACGGTTTTGGAGGAAGTAATACGCAGCATAGTAATTCATCAAACACCACAACATTTGATCCGGATTACGCAGCGTTTATTGAAACCAATAAAAACGGAATTGTTCATTTTAAAAATAATTACGATACAGCATTGGCCTATGCTAAAAAAGTTGGTAAACCTTTATTGGTAGATTTCACAGGACACGCTTGCGCAAATTGCAGAAAAACCGAAGACTACGTATGGCCTGATTTGGAAATTACAAAACTATTGAATAATGAAGTTGTACTGGTTTCTTTATATGTAGATGATAAGCGAGCCTTGGACCCAAAAGATTATATTACTGTTGAATGGTACGGTAAACAAAGAGAAATTACGGATATTGGAGATAAATTCAAGTATATGGAAGAGAAAATGTATGGACAAAGTACTCAACCCTTATATGTACTACTCAATCACAACGAAGAAAAAATAATTCCGGTGAGAGGATATAATCCAAGTATACCTGAATATACCACTTGGCTTAGAGAAGGCATAACTAAATTTAAAATGGAAAAAAAGTAA
- a CDS encoding sugar transporter, with the protein MKKSLIIFSVLLSLFSFAQNEKHVKWLTEFKKTGDKEGEVLIKAEIEKGWHTYSQKPSDGPIPTVFKFKINPGFELIGQTEESAAKEEFDKTFDTKVYVFDEHAEFKQKIKLNASQFEIPITIEYMVCNDAMCIMEGPVNVSVQVK; encoded by the coding sequence ATGAAAAAAAGTCTGATTATTTTTTCTGTTTTATTAAGCCTATTTTCATTTGCACAAAATGAAAAGCATGTGAAATGGTTAACAGAGTTTAAAAAAACCGGTGATAAAGAAGGTGAAGTTTTAATAAAAGCTGAGATAGAAAAGGGTTGGCATACCTATTCTCAAAAACCATCTGATGGGCCAATACCTACTGTTTTTAAATTCAAAATAAATCCGGGATTTGAGTTAATTGGACAAACAGAAGAGAGTGCGGCAAAAGAGGAATTTGATAAAACTTTTGACACGAAGGTTTATGTGTTTGATGAGCATGCCGAATTCAAGCAAAAAATAAAATTAAACGCAAGCCAATTCGAAATACCGATTACTATTGAATATATGGTTTGTAATGACGCCATGTGTATTATGGAAGGTCCGGTTAATGTTAGTGTTCAAGTAAAATAA